In a single window of the Litorilituus sediminis genome:
- a CDS encoding 1-acyl-sn-glycerol-3-phosphate acyltransferase — MAKKALTIHEKTIFDGVFTKYFLKFIFSIWFKLAGWKICQPTPEGAGVTIAAPHTSNWDFIYALGAAILQDVKIYFSIKDSLCKVPVLGSFLMYLGAIPIDRSPNGAGQVEQIKNFIKSQKLNRVFFLFTPEGTRSGVQKWKTGFYHVAQGCDLPIFLAKVDYLSKEAGVFHTFSLTGDKDSDIQAMQASYKSIQGKFPDEQFPEYTGQMPEINETEAAIIRAMYSFKGVATKMEITAKAKLGELSTSMLDFLIEKGLLEKAKLLTEKNEPTYQLTFAGRGCFLHLTPRA, encoded by the coding sequence ATGGCTAAAAAAGCGCTCACTATTCATGAAAAAACCATCTTTGACGGTGTCTTTACCAAATATTTTTTAAAGTTTATTTTCTCTATCTGGTTCAAACTGGCTGGCTGGAAAATTTGCCAACCAACACCTGAAGGTGCAGGAGTAACCATTGCCGCGCCACACACCTCCAATTGGGATTTTATTTACGCACTTGGTGCGGCTATTTTGCAAGATGTGAAAATTTACTTTTCCATTAAAGATAGTTTATGCAAAGTACCGGTATTAGGTTCATTTTTAATGTATCTTGGCGCTATCCCGATCGATCGCTCACCTAATGGTGCTGGTCAAGTTGAACAAATTAAAAATTTCATTAAAAGCCAAAAACTCAACCGAGTGTTTTTCTTATTTACGCCAGAAGGCACACGCAGTGGCGTACAAAAATGGAAGACAGGCTTTTATCACGTTGCTCAAGGCTGCGATTTACCTATTTTTCTTGCCAAGGTTGATTACCTAAGTAAAGAAGCCGGTGTATTCCATACCTTTTCCTTAACCGGTGATAAAGACAGTGATATTCAAGCAATGCAGGCTTCTTACAAAAGCATTCAAGGTAAATTCCCTGATGAGCAATTCCCTGAATACACGGGCCAAATGCCTGAGATTAATGAAACCGAAGCAGCAATTATTCGCGCCATGTATTCTTTTAAAGGCGTAGCCACTAAAATGGAAATCACTGCCAAGGCTAAGCTAGGTGAACTTTCTACTTCTATGCTGGACTTTCTTATTGAAAAAGGTTTACTTGAAAAGGCTAAGCTTTTAACGGAAAAGAATGAGCCAACTTATCAGTTAACCTTTGCTGGTCGCGGCTGCTTCTTACATTTAACGCCACGTGCCTAA
- the pulA gene encoding pullulanase-type alpha-1,6-glucosidase, with protein sequence MTKPSSLYRIAALSSALVFVSGLVACGDNNQAEQSSLSSQQANAAMVSDYVKQASDSAAHWLTPELLVLPKSQTKLLYQLVNANPDAYDAITLIATDLPEHLAKKFPHLADFQAYKMNLSANQAKAWLKQQLMVVGLDKAQQSQQVSWLQTGAVIDALYTQGKDDANEVTDLGATITSQGVSFKLWAPTAQQVELLVFNDDLSPASPAKLAMVEDNTTGVWSVVGDKTLNGAYYQYQITVYHPISLQVETLVTTDPYSLSLSVNSKYSQVVDLNSADTQPSNWQQHNIPSINNAEDHVLYETHIRDFSSDDTALSDSRYQGKYKAFSEQNSYGMKHLLSLRDAGLNTVHLLPTFDIGTVNEDISQAISLNDSIEKVCTIAPNTSVCSDNNVSSQTSLKTVLESFDVSGSQAQQLVSELREVDNFNWGYDPFHYTVPEGSYALNPQGKARIVEFREMVQNLHELGFRVIMDVVYNHTYQSGLEDKSVLDKIVPHYYHRLHPVTGAIEQSTCCDNTATERVMMAKLMTDSLVVWARDYKIDGFRFDLMGHQPKQAMLVAREAVRAVDSDTYFYGEGWNFGEVANNSQFTQASQLELGGTEIGTFTDRLRDAVRGGGNNTRDSQGIGNGLLMQPNERADAKQSLADYHLRMDQLRIGLAGNLVNYPLENAQGEAVLGKDIPYGDQPTGYALDPADTINYVSKHDNQTLWDNSQYRLAFDVTTENRVRMHVQSLSFALFAQGIPFLHMGSEFMRSKSFLRDSYDYSDWFNRVDFSKQNNYYNVGLPPAVKDKENWPLIQEVMAGHQGRDQVTSEDIAFASKAFKDMLAIRMSSPLFRLTSEQQVLEKIAFLNQGKAQQLGLLVMQLDDNQGEAVDDNYQRIMVIFNTSDKAQFFAYESAASYQLHPIQQQGEDTLLKQSKATDKGFSIAPLSSVVFVEKR encoded by the coding sequence ATGACAAAACCTTCTTCCTTGTATCGTATTGCCGCCTTATCTTCAGCCTTAGTGTTTGTGTCAGGGCTTGTAGCATGTGGTGATAATAATCAAGCTGAGCAGAGCTCATTGTCGAGCCAGCAAGCGAATGCCGCTATGGTGAGCGACTATGTTAAACAGGCATCTGATAGTGCTGCTCATTGGTTAACGCCAGAGTTATTAGTGCTGCCCAAGTCGCAAACTAAGTTATTGTATCAGCTGGTTAATGCCAACCCTGATGCTTATGATGCCATAACCTTAATTGCTACAGATTTACCTGAGCATTTAGCCAAGAAATTCCCACATTTGGCTGACTTTCAGGCCTATAAAATGAATTTGTCCGCGAATCAGGCTAAGGCATGGTTAAAGCAGCAGTTAATGGTTGTCGGCTTAGATAAAGCACAACAAAGCCAGCAGGTTTCTTGGTTACAAACTGGCGCGGTTATTGATGCCTTGTACACCCAAGGTAAAGATGATGCCAATGAAGTAACCGACTTAGGCGCAACTATTACATCTCAAGGAGTTAGCTTTAAATTATGGGCGCCTACAGCACAACAGGTTGAGCTATTAGTTTTTAATGATGATTTAAGCCCGGCAAGCCCGGCAAAACTTGCCATGGTGGAAGATAACACGACTGGTGTATGGTCTGTTGTCGGTGATAAAACACTAAATGGCGCTTATTATCAATATCAAATTACTGTCTATCACCCAATCAGTCTGCAAGTTGAAACTCTAGTTACTACAGATCCTTATTCATTGAGTTTGTCAGTGAACAGTAAGTACTCACAAGTGGTTGATTTAAATAGCGCAGACACTCAACCTAGCAACTGGCAACAACATAACATTCCATCGATTAATAATGCAGAAGATCATGTATTGTACGAAACCCATATTCGTGACTTCAGCTCAGATGACACTGCGTTATCAGATAGCCGCTACCAAGGAAAATATAAAGCCTTTAGTGAACAAAACTCCTATGGCATGAAGCATTTATTATCATTGCGTGATGCCGGTTTAAATACGGTACATTTACTGCCGACCTTTGATATTGGCACGGTCAATGAAGATATCAGTCAAGCGATTTCCCTCAATGACAGTATTGAAAAAGTATGTACTATAGCGCCAAATACCAGCGTATGTAGTGATAATAACGTTTCTTCTCAAACGTCACTTAAAACGGTATTAGAGAGCTTTGATGTTAGTGGTAGTCAAGCACAGCAGTTAGTGAGTGAATTACGTGAAGTAGATAACTTTAACTGGGGTTATGATCCTTTCCATTACACTGTGCCTGAAGGTAGTTACGCGCTAAATCCACAAGGTAAAGCACGTATTGTTGAGTTTAGGGAGATGGTGCAAAACCTACATGAGTTAGGTTTTCGGGTGATAATGGATGTCGTCTATAACCATACCTATCAATCAGGCTTAGAAGATAAATCTGTGCTTGATAAAATCGTGCCACATTACTATCACAGGTTGCATCCAGTTACAGGGGCAATTGAGCAATCTACCTGTTGTGATAATACCGCAACCGAACGTGTGATGATGGCTAAGCTTATGACTGATTCACTGGTGGTTTGGGCGCGTGATTATAAAATTGATGGTTTCCGCTTTGATTTAATGGGTCATCAACCCAAACAAGCTATGCTGGTAGCGCGCGAAGCGGTGCGAGCAGTTGATAGTGATACCTACTTTTATGGGGAAGGTTGGAATTTTGGTGAAGTGGCTAATAACAGTCAATTTACTCAAGCAAGCCAACTGGAATTAGGCGGCACAGAAATAGGTACCTTTACCGATAGATTGCGTGACGCAGTTCGCGGAGGTGGAAATAATACTCGTGATAGCCAAGGCATAGGCAATGGCTTATTAATGCAGCCAAATGAGCGAGCTGACGCTAAGCAAAGTTTGGCTGACTATCATTTACGCATGGATCAACTGCGTATTGGTTTGGCTGGCAACTTAGTTAATTACCCACTAGAGAATGCCCAGGGTGAAGCTGTGCTAGGTAAAGATATTCCTTATGGCGACCAACCAACGGGTTATGCGTTAGATCCTGCTGATACCATCAACTATGTGTCAAAACATGATAATCAAACGCTTTGGGATAATAGCCAGTATCGTTTAGCCTTTGATGTAACCACAGAAAATCGTGTGCGTATGCATGTGCAAAGCCTGTCATTCGCGCTGTTTGCCCAAGGTATTCCATTCTTACATATGGGTAGCGAATTTATGCGCTCTAAGTCATTCCTACGTGATAGTTATGATTACAGCGATTGGTTTAACCGTGTCGATTTTTCTAAGCAAAATAATTATTACAATGTTGGCTTACCACCCGCGGTAAAAGATAAGGAGAATTGGCCGCTAATACAGGAAGTTATGGCAGGTCATCAAGGGCGCGATCAGGTAACTAGTGAAGATATTGCTTTTGCTAGCAAGGCCTTTAAAGACATGTTAGCTATTCGCATGAGCTCACCTTTATTTAGGCTAACCAGCGAACAACAAGTATTGGAGAAAATTGCCTTTTTAAACCAAGGTAAAGCGCAGCAACTTGGCTTGTTAGTGATGCAACTAGATGATAACCAAGGTGAGGCCGTTGATGATAATTATCAGCGTATTATGGTTATCTTTAATACTAGCGATAAAGCGCAGTTCTTTGCTTATGAGTCAGCAGCGAGTTATCAGCTTCACCCGATTCAACAGCAAGGTGAAGATACGCTATTAAAACAAAGCAAGGCAACGGATAAAGGCTTTAGTATTGCACCTTTATCGTCTGTGGTGTTTGTTGAGAAAAGATAG